A genomic stretch from Spongiibacter nanhainus includes:
- a CDS encoding TonB-dependent receptor: MLEEVVVTAQKRAQTLQEVPMSVSALAGDMAAEAAIVDAQDLVQYTPNVKFTASNPQYSSTMIRGFGSPPLARNIEPSVGLVIDGVSYGRSTFTNDGVFDLQRLEVLRGPQGTLFGKNTIAGVLNFTTVPPSFDFGGYINVAEERLDGKRYEAAVSFPLVEDKLAARISWRMREKYLGLYNTARNNEKEEYEDESVRLRLDYFPTELLELNLIAFTTHYEGVGNGFQHSYLTETAKQTFRQSDPRVEDDEFNETRSANAPTFASRDSDSVALKMNLDTGDFLFFRNGSIDALASWARVDTPFLLDTDFSPVNSGFFRTDGPDRYKQQQLELRYSADSEPLFGWGTAMDWTLGLFAGRAESKVSQSNFLVLDGFIALAPLIAEGRGVPVPAFLGPLFSLLGEIGITPGDGEDFVIETFVNVKSETYAVFGQADWQLSDSVTASLGLRLGRETIDGEQSNYSDSIVPSITNGSENYYEKGSITEDEFSPKVAISWSPIDELTVFGNVSKGYKSGGFSGPVIHTRSLRYEPEEALSAEVGVKTRLFDQSLELNATAYTMQFNDLQLNIFDGTAIYTTNVDEAESWGVEVDFHWLPPLPWLTLQGSLGFNETRYGDFPCGPTTWDDDDALPECGQNAAPSQDLSGKELPYNPEMSASLMPTIRFPVVPAWGIGGMFALDVIHQGEHFLDYDLDEKTKQEATTKINARLALGPEDKRWAVIFNAKNLTEEQERLLVLDAILQGGNYVAITRPDEVQYSVDFRYNFGHLD, encoded by the coding sequence ATGTTAGAGGAGGTGGTGGTCACGGCGCAGAAGCGGGCGCAGACACTGCAGGAAGTGCCTATGTCGGTGTCTGCCTTGGCTGGAGATATGGCGGCGGAGGCGGCGATCGTCGATGCCCAGGATTTGGTCCAGTATACCCCTAACGTGAAGTTTACCGCGTCTAATCCCCAGTACAGCTCCACGATGATTCGTGGTTTTGGGTCACCGCCCTTGGCGAGAAATATAGAGCCCTCGGTTGGCTTGGTCATCGATGGGGTGAGTTATGGACGCAGTACATTCACAAATGACGGCGTCTTTGATTTGCAGCGTCTGGAGGTTCTGCGTGGTCCTCAGGGAACCCTGTTCGGGAAAAATACTATCGCGGGCGTGTTGAACTTTACTACCGTTCCTCCCTCCTTCGATTTTGGTGGATACATCAATGTGGCGGAGGAAAGGTTGGATGGTAAGCGCTATGAGGCGGCGGTCAGCTTTCCGCTTGTCGAAGACAAACTCGCTGCTCGAATCAGCTGGCGCATGCGGGAAAAGTACCTAGGGCTCTATAACACGGCACGTAATAATGAAAAGGAGGAGTATGAGGACGAGTCGGTGCGTTTGCGTCTCGATTACTTTCCTACGGAGCTATTGGAGCTGAACCTGATTGCCTTTACTACTCACTATGAAGGCGTCGGAAACGGCTTTCAGCACTCTTACTTAACCGAAACGGCAAAACAAACCTTTCGCCAATCAGACCCGCGGGTAGAAGATGATGAGTTTAACGAAACTCGCTCTGCCAACGCACCGACCTTCGCCAGCCGGGACAGTGATTCTGTGGCCCTAAAGATGAACCTGGATACGGGGGACTTCCTGTTTTTTAGGAATGGCAGCATCGATGCGCTGGCGAGCTGGGCCCGAGTTGACACACCATTTCTGCTGGATACCGATTTTAGCCCGGTTAACAGTGGCTTCTTTCGCACCGATGGCCCCGATCGCTACAAACAACAACAGTTAGAGCTGCGCTACAGTGCAGACAGTGAGCCGCTATTTGGCTGGGGCACGGCGATGGACTGGACCTTGGGTCTATTTGCGGGACGGGCCGAGTCAAAAGTGAGCCAGTCAAACTTTTTGGTTTTGGATGGCTTTATCGCTCTGGCTCCGTTGATCGCGGAAGGACGTGGTGTACCTGTCCCTGCGTTTCTTGGCCCCCTGTTTTCTTTGCTTGGCGAAATCGGCATCACTCCTGGCGACGGAGAGGACTTTGTTATAGAGACCTTTGTCAATGTGAAATCAGAGACCTATGCGGTTTTTGGCCAAGCGGATTGGCAGCTCTCTGATTCTGTGACCGCATCACTAGGGTTGCGTCTTGGTAGGGAGACCATAGATGGGGAGCAGTCCAACTACTCCGACTCCATTGTTCCCAGCATTACTAACGGCTCGGAGAATTACTATGAGAAGGGAAGCATAACAGAGGACGAGTTTTCACCAAAAGTCGCTATAAGTTGGTCACCCATTGACGAGCTCACTGTATTTGGCAACGTGAGCAAGGGCTATAAAAGCGGGGGCTTTTCTGGGCCAGTTATTCATACCCGAAGCCTGCGCTACGAGCCTGAAGAAGCGCTCTCTGCTGAAGTCGGTGTAAAGACCCGACTATTCGATCAGTCGTTGGAATTAAATGCGACCGCATACACGATGCAGTTTAACGATCTGCAGTTGAACATCTTTGACGGCACGGCGATTTACACCACCAATGTCGATGAAGCTGAATCCTGGGGTGTGGAGGTGGATTTTCACTGGTTGCCCCCGTTGCCTTGGTTGACGCTGCAGGGGAGTCTCGGCTTTAACGAGACCAGATACGGTGATTTTCCTTGTGGACCCACAACTTGGGATGACGACGATGCGCTACCCGAATGTGGTCAAAACGCCGCTCCGTCCCAGGATTTAAGTGGGAAGGAGCTGCCTTATAACCCAGAGATGTCGGCCAGTCTGATGCCTACGATCCGTTTTCCTGTTGTTCCCGCTTGGGGGATAGGTGGAATGTTTGCATTGGATGTTATCCATCAAGGTGAGCATTTCCTGGACTATGATCTTGACGAAAAAACGAAGCAAGAGGCGACCACTAAGATCAACGCGCGATTAGCCTTGGGTCCCGAGGATAAGCGTTGGGCGGTGATTTTTAATGCAAAGAACTTGACGGAAGAGCAAGAAAGATTGCTGGTGTTAGATGCCATTCTCCAGGGCGGAAACTATGTGGCGATTACGCGCCCTGATGAAGTGCAATATTCGGTGGATTTTCGTTATAACTTTGGGCATCTAGATTGA
- a CDS encoding helix-turn-helix transcriptional regulator has product MAELQKTTNVSRAEGVFDSCNATIATMYEGLLGPSPVNQLLRTLLAEFRAESVCLLVSSKLLDRNNKLFRIESADANSLEDSSYRDGSTKCFSGGDVVDLRDTRMANTASLEYDEQWVSANYRPRGPGASSSFLVDSRVDFRSELWFFRRQELSGNEFARLECYRPHLAQFLELGKKVDTLRVERDVYSCVADNMLLSSFFLNARGEVVALNRNAQDLVQREREVDLSDGNIRLSDHVADAKLNSIIGRAVAGSGPGAEKVPSVQVLRVAREKDYSDLQFVVKSLRTSSPGLGNGYAAVVFACDTELCATAPIRALCELFGFTKAEARVAMLLTDGLDIDEIKCLLDIERNTVRSHIRSIFSKTGVNRQALVVRLVLKSVAQFA; this is encoded by the coding sequence ATGGCTGAATTGCAAAAAACAACAAACGTGTCTCGGGCAGAAGGCGTTTTCGACAGCTGCAATGCAACAATTGCAACAATGTACGAAGGGCTGTTGGGCCCCAGTCCAGTAAACCAATTACTGCGTACGCTGTTAGCGGAGTTTCGCGCTGAGAGCGTGTGTTTGCTTGTGTCTTCCAAACTCCTTGACCGGAATAATAAGTTATTCAGGATTGAGTCGGCTGATGCCAATTCGCTTGAAGACAGTTCTTATAGAGATGGATCAACTAAATGTTTTTCTGGTGGTGACGTCGTAGATCTACGCGATACGCGGATGGCTAATACTGCCTCCCTTGAATACGACGAGCAGTGGGTCAGTGCTAACTATCGACCACGTGGCCCTGGAGCGTCGAGCAGTTTTTTAGTCGATTCTCGGGTCGATTTTCGGTCTGAGTTGTGGTTTTTTAGGCGACAGGAACTTAGTGGCAATGAATTCGCGCGGCTAGAGTGCTATCGCCCCCACCTGGCCCAATTTTTAGAGTTGGGGAAGAAGGTAGATACACTGCGAGTCGAGCGGGATGTGTATTCTTGTGTTGCAGACAACATGCTGCTGTCGTCCTTCTTCTTAAACGCTCGCGGAGAGGTGGTTGCATTAAATCGCAATGCTCAGGATCTGGTTCAGCGCGAACGAGAAGTGGATTTGTCTGATGGCAACATACGATTGTCGGACCATGTTGCCGACGCAAAATTAAACTCGATCATTGGCAGAGCGGTGGCGGGATCAGGACCTGGGGCAGAGAAAGTGCCCTCTGTTCAAGTGCTGAGGGTGGCTAGGGAAAAAGACTACTCGGATTTACAGTTCGTCGTGAAGTCCCTCAGGACATCCTCTCCCGGACTGGGAAATGGCTACGCCGCTGTGGTGTTCGCGTGCGATACAGAGCTGTGTGCAACGGCGCCTATACGGGCATTGTGTGAGCTATTTGGTTTTACCAAAGCTGAGGCAAGGGTAGCGATGTTGTTGACTGATGGGCTGGATATTGACGAGATAAAGTGCCTACTTGATATCGAGAGGAACACTGTCCGGTCTCATATTCGGTCAATATTTAGCAAAACAGGTGTTAACCGCCAGGCGCTTGTTGTGCGGCTGGTGTTAAAAAGCGTCGCTCAGTTTGCTTAA
- a CDS encoding MAPEG family protein: MSIPLLCIALLVILSFGLGFNVSMARAKTQTNFGYREDPEDTLYKAVRAHGNAIEYVPMLALLFYILDQLQPATWELWGIVLVTVFRILAAIGILLPHTMNKPNPIRFVGSLGTYLGGLALSVGLLFRAIAG, encoded by the coding sequence ATGTCCATTCCCCTCCTGTGTATCGCGTTACTGGTAATCTTGTCGTTTGGATTGGGTTTCAATGTCTCAATGGCCAGAGCCAAAACTCAAACCAATTTCGGCTACCGCGAAGACCCTGAAGATACTCTGTATAAGGCCGTCCGGGCCCATGGCAATGCCATAGAGTATGTGCCGATGCTGGCGCTGCTATTCTATATTCTCGATCAATTGCAGCCGGCCACCTGGGAATTGTGGGGCATCGTTCTGGTCACTGTGTTTAGAATTTTGGCAGCTATCGGTATTCTGCTGCCGCACACCATGAACAAACCTAACCCGATTCGCTTTGTCGGCAGCCTGGGGACCTACCTGGGCGGCTTGGCGCTGAGCGTTGGTTTGTTATTCCGCGCGATTGCTGGCTGA
- a CDS encoding OmpP1/FadL family transporter — MTATILSAPRPKRLLSCFALAALAISFQHPALAGHALVPLGFGPDSNAMAGTDMAFSSSPSGINNNPAGIARTNAPKAEVAFEPHIVTAVRHKDSLGNDSRSDHQSSYLFSGGWLSPLDSLPEVTLGLGVFAQGGVGFRYNDLLTEFGNRDDVSAILGVLRIAPALAYRVNDDLRLGLSVSANYAEAEQAVLPGSSDANSGFFGTRLSDLSGVSYSWKAGLQYDVNDNLTLGLAYSAATKLNLRSGHATVNFDSIGLGRVRYGNAEVDGMALPEELGIGLSWQLSPQLTLGADLNWYGWSNAIGSVTTRLSRPKATAPSAKVVNHADFAGKNNGSQSIAARYALDDARILYGGISHTENVLEARGLSPLNNYVARWHISAGYRHQFSDALAGMLSYTYLPWNTRSYNNRQLPLGERGTEQFEYYSVVFAMQYDW; from the coding sequence ATGACCGCCACTATACTGAGCGCCCCACGGCCCAAACGACTCTTATCGTGCTTCGCCCTGGCTGCACTGGCGATAAGCTTTCAGCACCCAGCCCTCGCCGGGCACGCCCTGGTGCCACTGGGCTTTGGGCCTGACTCCAATGCCATGGCCGGTACCGACATGGCGTTTTCGTCAAGCCCTTCCGGGATCAATAACAATCCCGCCGGCATCGCACGAACCAACGCCCCGAAAGCGGAAGTGGCCTTTGAACCCCACATCGTCACGGCGGTTCGCCACAAGGATTCGCTGGGCAATGACAGCCGCTCCGATCATCAAAGCAGCTACCTGTTTAGCGGCGGGTGGCTGTCTCCCCTGGACTCGCTACCTGAGGTGACGCTAGGCCTAGGGGTATTTGCCCAGGGAGGGGTAGGCTTTCGCTATAACGACCTGCTAACCGAGTTTGGCAATCGAGACGATGTCTCCGCCATCCTCGGGGTATTGCGCATCGCCCCGGCGCTGGCCTATCGCGTCAACGACGACCTGCGACTGGGGCTTAGCGTCTCGGCCAACTACGCCGAAGCCGAACAAGCCGTCCTGCCCGGCAGCTCGGACGCAAACTCCGGCTTTTTTGGCACCCGCCTATCCGACCTGAGTGGCGTATCCTATTCTTGGAAAGCCGGCCTGCAATACGATGTCAACGACAACCTAACACTGGGGCTGGCTTACAGCGCCGCCACCAAACTCAACCTGCGCAGCGGCCATGCCACCGTTAACTTTGATAGCATCGGTTTGGGTCGCGTCCGCTACGGCAATGCCGAGGTAGATGGTATGGCGCTTCCCGAAGAGTTGGGCATCGGCCTCTCTTGGCAACTTTCACCCCAGCTGACCCTGGGCGCCGATTTAAACTGGTATGGATGGAGCAACGCGATAGGCTCGGTGACAACGCGACTATCCCGCCCGAAAGCAACGGCGCCCTCTGCCAAGGTTGTCAATCACGCCGACTTTGCCGGCAAAAACAACGGTTCCCAATCCATTGCCGCTCGCTACGCGCTAGACGATGCCAGAATCCTGTATGGCGGTATCAGTCATACCGAAAATGTTCTCGAAGCCCGGGGCCTGTCGCCACTCAACAACTACGTCGCCCGCTGGCATATCAGTGCCGGCTACCGCCATCAATTCAGTGACGCGTTGGCGGGGATGCTTAGCTACACCTATCTACCCTGGAACACTCGCAGCTACAACAACCGGCAACTTCCGTTGGGGGAGCGAGGCACCGAACAATTTGAGTATTACTCGGTGGTGTTCGCCATGCAGTACGACTGGTAG
- a CDS encoding TetR/AcrR family transcriptional regulator, producing the protein MSKDSVLTKRERTRALILQTAAAQFAKAGYSGVSMAALAGACKLTKGALYDHFNGKSDIYTQCVSHYVKQGMDDTFAQSLTEAQASPRECLLSFMEHFLTRLRDDLVFRRLLQRLLIDSDQLDMIAVTEYALLSPFHYVVKLLLAYRPGIDAKNHIYAFFCSAILGEDLRSVAEYLSPEIKSMPTAESALAYFAATIDQ; encoded by the coding sequence ATGTCGAAGGACAGCGTACTAACAAAGCGGGAGCGCACCCGGGCATTGATATTACAAACAGCGGCGGCACAATTTGCCAAAGCGGGATACAGCGGAGTGAGCATGGCGGCCCTGGCCGGCGCCTGCAAACTGACCAAGGGAGCCCTGTACGACCACTTTAACGGCAAGAGTGATATTTACACCCAATGCGTCTCGCACTATGTAAAGCAGGGAATGGACGATACCTTTGCCCAGAGCCTGACCGAGGCACAAGCGTCCCCCAGAGAGTGCCTGCTGAGTTTTATGGAGCATTTTCTAACGCGGCTGCGAGACGATCTGGTGTTTCGCCGCCTGCTGCAGCGCCTGCTTATCGACTCTGACCAGCTGGATATGATCGCCGTCACCGAGTACGCCTTACTGAGCCCCTTTCATTATGTGGTGAAGTTGCTTTTGGCGTACCGCCCCGGCATTGACGCCAAAAACCATATCTATGCCTTTTTCTGCTCGGCGATTTTGGGTGAGGATTTGCGCTCCGTGGCCGAGTATTTGTCGCCAGAAATAAAGTCGATGCCCACAGCGGAATCGGCACTGGCGTATTTTGCTGCCACCATTGATCAGTGA
- a CDS encoding metal-dependent hydrolase has product MPFTPFHMGPGLAIKVLLQSSFSLLVFGWSQIVMDLQPLVVMLVGEGHVHGFSHTFLGATLLALFSAATGKYLGESALQILGVTGLGVAGPSVAGQGRIAIRWWVSLVSAFIGTYSHVVLDAVMHTDVQPLYPYILTNDLQGLLSITALHSLCLYTGLVGGVLYFVVLVMQCYAAKNKPSRKQ; this is encoded by the coding sequence ATGCCGTTTACACCTTTTCACATGGGCCCGGGTCTTGCCATTAAAGTGTTGTTGCAAAGTAGTTTTAGCTTGCTGGTGTTTGGCTGGTCGCAAATTGTTATGGACTTGCAGCCTCTAGTTGTCATGCTGGTTGGGGAGGGGCATGTCCACGGATTTAGTCACACCTTTTTGGGGGCGACACTACTAGCCTTGTTTTCCGCGGCCACGGGTAAGTACCTCGGGGAAAGCGCTTTGCAGATTCTCGGTGTGACAGGTCTAGGAGTGGCAGGGCCAAGTGTGGCAGGGCAAGGGCGGATAGCTATTCGCTGGTGGGTCAGCCTTGTCTCCGCTTTTATCGGCACCTACAGTCATGTGGTGTTAGACGCTGTGATGCACACAGATGTTCAGCCCCTGTATCCCTATATCTTAACCAATGACTTGCAGGGCTTGCTGTCGATCACTGCATTGCACAGCTTGTGTTTATACACTGGCCTTGTTGGCGGCGTGCTGTACTTTGTCGTTCTGGTCATGCAGTGCTATGCCGCCAAGAACAAGCCGTCTCGTAAACAGTGA
- a CDS encoding sensor histidine kinase: MKIKTLRYRLILVTAVIVTVTSTLFAGGLLLIKQQLEEATFGKIVSRHVNILLDDPDQADSLNNPLLNEWQYYRGSNIEALPQRVQTLPTGSYHSIKLHRQHYHLQIVEDAGEKVFLLYDISEWEQQEHTLLMFLLSGMIIVLIVAVYLASKAADSVLAPVRRLTQRLTELSPKQRGVRIEAEFGDSDISQIAAAVDSYLERIDQFVDRERSFTAAASHELRTPLSVMIGAVDIIEADCPQPATQRAVTRIRRACSEMLAFIEAALFLSREEDRTINEGGPCNVGKVIEQLIADLQGDIDAAHIALSTQIRDGLTVQAPESLVKIMLSNLLRNAIEHSHRGNIELRSDSHSLEIRDTGSGIPEADLPLIFDRSYTTKPGGTGLGLDLVKRICDRYGWAIDISSETGNGTSVKLRF; encoded by the coding sequence ATGAAAATCAAAACCCTGCGATACCGGCTTATTTTAGTCACTGCGGTGATAGTCACTGTAACCAGCACGCTCTTTGCCGGCGGGTTGCTACTGATCAAGCAGCAACTGGAAGAGGCCACCTTTGGCAAAATTGTCAGTCGACATGTGAATATTCTTTTGGACGATCCCGATCAGGCAGACTCACTAAACAACCCGCTGCTCAATGAATGGCAGTATTATCGGGGCAGCAATATTGAGGCGCTGCCCCAGCGGGTGCAAACACTGCCAACGGGTTCGTACCACAGTATCAAACTGCACAGACAGCACTATCACCTGCAAATTGTTGAGGACGCAGGAGAAAAGGTCTTTCTGCTCTACGATATTTCGGAGTGGGAGCAGCAGGAGCATACACTTCTCATGTTTCTGTTGAGCGGCATGATCATCGTGCTTATCGTTGCCGTTTATTTGGCCAGCAAAGCGGCGGACAGCGTGCTGGCACCCGTGCGTCGACTTACTCAGCGCCTGACAGAGCTGTCACCCAAGCAGCGCGGCGTCAGAATCGAGGCGGAGTTTGGCGACAGCGATATCAGCCAGATAGCCGCCGCCGTAGACAGCTATCTGGAGCGTATCGACCAATTTGTAGACAGGGAGCGCTCCTTCACCGCAGCCGCCAGTCACGAACTGCGCACTCCGCTGTCGGTGATGATTGGCGCGGTGGATATTATCGAGGCCGACTGCCCACAGCCGGCCACCCAGCGCGCCGTCACCCGCATCCGCCGGGCCTGCAGTGAGATGCTGGCCTTTATCGAGGCGGCGCTATTTTTGTCCCGGGAAGAAGATCGCACCATCAACGAGGGCGGCCCCTGTAACGTGGGCAAAGTAATAGAACAATTGATCGCCGACTTGCAGGGGGATATAGATGCCGCCCACATTGCTCTGAGCACCCAGATCCGTGACGGGCTCACTGTGCAGGCTCCGGAAAGCCTGGTCAAAATTATGCTTTCGAACCTGCTTCGCAACGCCATTGAGCACAGCCACCGCGGCAACATCGAGCTGCGCAGCGACAGCCACTCACTTGAAATCCGCGATACCGGCTCGGGCATCCCGGAGGCGGACTTGCCGCTGATATTTGATCGCAGCTATACCACCAAACCCGGGGGAACAGGCCTGGGATTAGACCTGGTGAAACGCATCTGTGATCGCTATGGCTGGGCGATCGATATTAGCAGTGAAACCGGCAATGGCACCTCGGTAAAACTGCGCTTCTAG
- a CDS encoding response regulator transcription factor: protein MNLLIVEDNRDIAENIADYLEPKGHQLDFAIDGQQGLELARSAEFDAIVLDLMLPRMSGIELCKQLRAGHNHTPVIMLTARDQLDDKLLGFEVGADDYLVKPFSVKELEARLLALLKRQHTEAPTLQVADLSFDTQTLEARRGDHTLELNPIQRKLLHTLMEHSPNVVKRAQLETLIWGDHPPDKDILRTHIYSLRNAIDKAFDTPLLHTVHGVGYRLADTTNKS from the coding sequence ATGAATCTATTGATCGTGGAAGACAATCGCGACATCGCGGAAAACATTGCCGACTACTTGGAACCCAAGGGCCACCAGTTGGACTTTGCCATTGACGGACAACAGGGACTGGAGCTGGCCCGCAGCGCCGAGTTCGACGCCATTGTGCTGGATTTAATGCTGCCCAGAATGAGCGGCATCGAGCTGTGCAAGCAGCTGCGCGCCGGCCACAACCACACGCCGGTAATTATGCTCACCGCCCGGGATCAGCTCGATGACAAACTGCTGGGCTTCGAGGTGGGCGCCGATGACTACCTGGTCAAACCCTTTTCAGTGAAGGAACTGGAAGCGCGCCTGCTGGCGCTGTTAAAACGCCAGCATACAGAGGCACCGACATTGCAGGTCGCCGACCTCAGCTTTGACACTCAAACCCTGGAAGCGCGACGGGGCGATCACACCCTGGAGTTAAACCCCATCCAACGGAAACTGCTGCACACCTTAATGGAGCACAGCCCCAATGTGGTCAAACGGGCCCAGCTTGAGACGCTGATCTGGGGCGACCACCCCCCGGACAAAGACATCCTCCGCACCCACATTTACAGCCTGCGCAACGCCATTGATAAAGCCTTCGACACACCCTTGCTGCACACAGTGCACGGTGTCGGTTACCGATTGGCAGACACGACAAACAAATCATGA
- a CDS encoding TolC family protein, whose translation MKALLPSAGLYLIAATLVAASPAYPADVKAREAVAHPHSEHPHLSVDKNLAVDQVYQAAMQLAPEQALGGAYQQQAEAQRRVGRGLIANRPRINLNYWDDQAGDSTGLQESELGVAVDLWRWGERRNARALAESFNSGSQDWQSYQRLLVSGRLRQVLHQLKIRAARRQHAVDAVADAQRLLAVSETRFKAGAIPRAAVMQSETLLLAARQQLLEHEAELVDAERQYVTLTGLQRRPETFSEALPQRRQIDQYHPQLRLLLTRRQQHVQKLAQQRHQAAGNSTVSLGVRRERGSDSEPAVDSFGVSVSIPFGGSAYADAASSEAAVALADIDVQIKRTRLQLQQQLHEVEHQLDVLAESIDFATRARDLAQRQWQMAEKAFVAGESDIRPTILALQHYRQSQVQWQVLTLRRDELISSLRQTVGEPL comes from the coding sequence GTGAAAGCCTTATTACCGTCTGCCGGACTGTACTTGATAGCAGCCACTTTGGTGGCGGCCAGCCCGGCGTACCCTGCCGATGTTAAAGCTCGAGAAGCCGTGGCCCACCCCCACAGCGAGCACCCCCATTTGAGTGTCGATAAGAACCTCGCGGTCGATCAGGTTTATCAGGCGGCAATGCAATTGGCGCCGGAACAGGCCTTGGGCGGTGCCTACCAACAACAAGCTGAAGCTCAGCGGCGAGTTGGTCGCGGGCTGATAGCCAATCGCCCGCGCATTAACCTGAACTATTGGGATGATCAGGCCGGCGACAGTACCGGCTTGCAGGAAAGTGAGTTGGGAGTGGCAGTTGATCTGTGGCGCTGGGGTGAGCGTCGCAACGCCCGGGCACTGGCCGAGAGTTTTAACAGCGGCAGCCAGGATTGGCAGAGCTATCAACGGCTACTGGTATCGGGGCGTCTGCGGCAGGTGCTTCATCAGCTCAAGATCCGCGCGGCGAGGCGCCAGCACGCGGTGGATGCGGTGGCCGATGCCCAGCGCTTGTTGGCGGTCAGCGAAACGCGTTTCAAAGCCGGGGCTATCCCCCGGGCCGCTGTGATGCAAAGTGAGACTTTGCTGCTGGCTGCGCGGCAGCAGTTGCTGGAGCATGAGGCGGAGCTTGTGGATGCCGAGCGGCAGTACGTGACTCTTACCGGTCTGCAGCGGCGCCCGGAAACCTTCTCTGAAGCGCTGCCTCAGCGGCGGCAGATAGACCAATATCACCCCCAGCTTCGCCTATTGTTAACCCGCCGTCAGCAACATGTCCAAAAACTGGCCCAGCAGCGCCACCAGGCGGCGGGCAACAGTACGGTGTCCTTGGGCGTGCGCCGGGAGCGGGGCAGCGACAGCGAACCTGCGGTGGACAGCTTTGGCGTCAGTGTGTCGATTCCCTTTGGCGGCAGTGCTTATGCCGATGCCGCCAGCTCAGAAGCGGCGGTGGCGCTGGCCGATATCGATGTGCAGATCAAGCGGACCCGACTGCAACTGCAGCAACAGCTGCATGAGGTAGAGCACCAGCTGGACGTACTGGCTGAATCCATCGACTTTGCCACCCGGGCGCGGGACCTTGCCCAGCGGCAGTGGCAGATGGCAGAGAAGGCCTTTGTCGCCGGTGAGTCCGATATCCGCCCCACAATCTTGGCTCTGCAGCACTACCGGCAGAGCCAAGTGCAGTGGCAGGTGCTGACCCTGCGCCGTGACGAATTGATTTCCTCCCTAAGACAGACTGTTGGAGAACCCCTATGA
- a CDS encoding efflux RND transporter periplasmic adaptor subunit, producing the protein MTSFISRPRRALAAFTLLISASLMHPIFAVAETIPLSSEDQARLGIVSQPLVAADSSVGIRVPAIIIPSPESPSQLVARYDGVLLRWHQPGGAEVEAGELVATINSPALARVQEQWLAAVFEQANQQALLVKDRQLYADGIISRQRLAQTERAAQQASFNRDGWQGQLKQAGFDEQALKQLQSGQLQPGDYPLKASRSGELSREYVRVGDAVSANQPLASVTSSDTLWLHASISGALADGLALGQELQIAESNNTQAKLILVSKNRELSAPTQRVDILARYQHPVALRPGQRVSLILSSTRAGVKVPASAVTRTGAKAAVYVRGDDGFELRSPSLVALGEDYLATAGLQAGEEVAVQGTAQLKGMLLGLGGAE; encoded by the coding sequence ATGACCTCTTTTATCTCGCGCCCCCGGCGGGCACTGGCTGCTTTTACCTTATTGATCTCTGCCAGTCTGATGCACCCTATCTTTGCGGTGGCCGAAACCATCCCGCTCTCCAGCGAGGATCAGGCGCGCTTGGGCATTGTCAGTCAGCCTTTGGTTGCGGCCGATAGCAGTGTGGGTATTCGTGTACCTGCCATCATCATTCCGTCACCGGAGTCTCCCTCTCAGCTGGTAGCCCGTTACGACGGCGTGTTACTGCGCTGGCATCAACCTGGTGGTGCCGAGGTCGAGGCCGGGGAGCTTGTCGCCACCATTAACAGTCCAGCTCTGGCCCGTGTGCAGGAGCAATGGCTGGCAGCGGTATTTGAGCAGGCCAATCAACAGGCTTTGTTGGTCAAAGATCGGCAGCTCTATGCCGATGGCATTATCTCCCGGCAGCGCCTGGCGCAAACCGAACGCGCCGCACAGCAGGCATCCTTCAATCGCGATGGCTGGCAGGGTCAGTTGAAACAGGCCGGTTTTGATGAGCAGGCCTTAAAGCAACTGCAGAGTGGCCAATTGCAGCCCGGGGACTACCCTCTGAAGGCGAGCCGGTCTGGGGAACTCAGTCGCGAATACGTTCGCGTCGGTGATGCGGTCTCCGCCAATCAGCCTCTGGCGTCGGTGACCAGCTCCGATACATTGTGGTTGCATGCCTCTATCAGTGGGGCTTTGGCTGACGGTTTGGCACTGGGTCAGGAATTGCAGATTGCCGAATCCAATAACACCCAGGCCAAGCTAATCCTGGTCAGCAAGAATCGTGAACTTAGCGCCCCTACCCAGCGGGTGGACATACTGGCCCGTTATCAGCATCCGGTGGCACTGCGGCCTGGGCAGCGAGTCAGCCTTATTCTGTCCAGCACCAGGGCGGGGGTGAAGGTCCCGGCCAGTGCAGTTACCCGCACTGGCGCCAAAGCCGCAGTCTATGTGCGGGGCGATGATGGCTTTGAACTGCGCAGTCCGTCTCTGGTTGCGCTGGGTGAGGACTACCTGGCCACCGCGGGCTTGCAAGCCGGTGAGGAGGTGGCCGTGCAGGGCACCGCGCAACTCAAAGGCATGTTGTTGGGCCTGGGAGGCGCTGAATAA